The following coding sequences lie in one Methanopyrus sp. SNP6 genomic window:
- the mfnA gene encoding tyrosine decarboxylase MfnA — MIIQRDSDYSDGTVLGSMCTEPHPVAAKAFVAGLHVNLGDPYLFPNAYRVERECIEWLAETLLDHPDPEEAEGSIVSGGTEANILAAYAAREVTGGREIIVPATRHFSFEKAARMLRMKLVEAPLKSDYTVDVDAVQDLISRDTALIVGIVGTTETGSVDDIEALSDVAEDHDVPLHVDAAFGGFTAPFLRDEYPLPRFGFDLEAVVSVTVDPHKMGLVPPPAGGIVFRDDEFPKTIEVYAPYLSGGGASQYTITGTRPGAPVLALYANILELGEEGYRKIAFRCYEETLKVAEKAKELGLKLAVDPPHLNLVNILLPGRETAERLLREAEREGWKISISTNPLGVRIVMMPHLDAETVSRFLELVARVLGG; from the coding sequence ATGATCATCCAGCGTGACTCTGATTATTCCGACGGTACCGTACTCGGATCAATGTGCACCGAACCTCACCCTGTCGCCGCCAAAGCGTTCGTAGCTGGGCTTCACGTCAATTTGGGTGATCCTTACCTCTTTCCCAACGCGTACCGGGTCGAGCGTGAGTGCATTGAATGGTTGGCGGAGACGCTCCTAGATCACCCAGATCCGGAGGAGGCCGAGGGTAGTATAGTGTCGGGAGGTACCGAGGCCAACATCCTAGCCGCGTACGCGGCTCGAGAAGTCACAGGCGGTAGGGAGATCATAGTTCCCGCCACTCGCCATTTCTCATTCGAGAAGGCGGCGCGGATGTTACGTATGAAACTCGTCGAGGCGCCGCTGAAGTCCGACTATACCGTGGATGTAGACGCGGTTCAGGACCTGATTTCCCGGGATACCGCGCTGATCGTCGGCATCGTCGGCACCACCGAGACGGGGTCCGTCGACGACATCGAGGCGCTATCGGACGTGGCGGAGGATCACGACGTTCCTCTCCACGTAGACGCCGCGTTCGGGGGCTTCACGGCACCGTTCCTCCGGGATGAGTACCCATTACCCCGTTTCGGCTTCGATCTGGAGGCGGTTGTATCCGTTACCGTCGACCCCCATAAGATGGGGCTGGTACCCCCGCCAGCAGGTGGCATCGTGTTCCGCGACGACGAGTTCCCGAAAACCATCGAGGTGTATGCACCTTACTTGTCGGGTGGTGGGGCATCACAGTACACTATCACCGGCACACGACCTGGAGCTCCGGTCCTAGCGCTCTACGCGAACATATTGGAGCTCGGGGAAGAAGGGTATCGGAAGATAGCTTTCAGATGCTACGAAGAGACCCTGAAAGTCGCAGAAAAGGCCAAAGAACTCGGCCTAAAACTAGCCGTGGACCCGCCCCACCTCAACTTGGTAAACATACTGTTGCCCGGCAGAGAGACCGCGGAACGACTGTTGCGGGAAGCGGAGCGGGAGGGTTGGAAGATCTCCATTTCCACCAATCCCCTCGGAGTCAGGATAGTAATGATGCCACACCTCGACGCGGAGACGGTCTCACGGTTCCTCGAGCTCGTCGCCAGGGTGCTGGGTGGATGA
- a CDS encoding MarR family transcriptional regulator — MEEGPIRVPNELKDRRELMKSLILAFIGLRQPRVHLGDIGDELGVSLQAIHNYVKELIDEGLVEKKGRAEYVLTDKGAEKALESINNIRRFSAKIAEALGKRMTWAAIAAEDIRKGEEVHLYMEGGLLYASKSRKTGARAIAQADAEKGQDLPVTNIEGDIPGLEKGEVVFVCVPSAREGGTRKLNLDRLKEVLEKEDYDLIGAAGTAAKAALNMLGIEPDLKFGVVDGAIMAALKGLKALVVITTPMLRRARGKAERRGAEYRIEYV, encoded by the coding sequence ATGGAAGAAGGACCTATCAGGGTGCCCAATGAGCTAAAGGATAGACGCGAACTGATGAAATCTTTGATATTAGCGTTCATTGGATTGCGTCAACCTAGAGTTCATTTAGGTGACATTGGGGACGAGTTAGGAGTATCCTTGCAGGCTATCCACAACTACGTAAAGGAACTTATCGACGAAGGATTGGTAGAGAAAAAAGGTCGAGCTGAATATGTTCTGACTGATAAAGGGGCTGAAAAAGCCCTCGAATCGATTAATAATATTCGTAGGTTCTCGGCTAAAATCGCGGAAGCTCTTGGGAAGCGCATGACTTGGGCGGCCATAGCTGCGGAGGATATCCGGAAAGGTGAAGAGGTCCACCTGTACATGGAAGGCGGGCTGTTGTACGCGTCGAAGAGTCGTAAGACCGGAGCACGAGCCATAGCCCAAGCCGACGCGGAGAAAGGACAAGACCTGCCGGTGACGAACATCGAGGGCGACATTCCGGGGCTCGAAAAAGGGGAGGTGGTGTTCGTATGCGTCCCGAGCGCGCGCGAAGGAGGGACCCGCAAACTGAACCTCGACAGGCTGAAAGAGGTGCTGGAGAAGGAGGACTACGATCTTATCGGAGCGGCCGGCACCGCGGCGAAGGCGGCCCTGAACATGCTCGGGATCGAACCGGACTTGAAATTCGGGGTGGTGGACGGAGCCATCATGGCGGCGCTCAAGGGCCTGAAGGCGTTAGTGGTAATCACCACCCCTATGCTGAGGAGGGCGAGGGGCAAGGCGGAACGGCGGGGAGCCGAATACCGGATAGAGTACGTATGA
- the nikR gene encoding nickel-responsive transcriptional regulator NikR, producing MSKGEDNLVRTSITIPNNLLQKVNELIASGYFASRSEIFRQALREYLQRIEWTERLGDEEYFGVLTYVFHHERAEPELVKVQHEFTDLIISTTHIHVSHEKCLEVLLLQGPGKRIAELAKRIRGVRGVEQAKLTVVSSEGE from the coding sequence GTGAGCAAAGGCGAGGACAATCTGGTACGAACCTCGATAACCATACCAAACAACCTACTCCAGAAAGTTAACGAACTAATAGCCTCGGGGTACTTCGCGAGCCGATCGGAGATCTTCCGCCAGGCTCTACGGGAATACCTTCAGAGGATCGAATGGACCGAACGATTAGGAGATGAGGAGTACTTCGGCGTCCTTACGTACGTGTTCCATCACGAGCGCGCCGAGCCCGAGCTAGTGAAAGTGCAGCACGAATTCACGGATTTGATAATATCTACGACACACATACACGTTTCCCACGAAAAGTGTCTCGAAGTACTGTTACTACAAGGACCTGGAAAACGGATTGCCGAGCTCGCGAAGCGCATTCGTGGGGTCCGAGGGGTGGAACAAGCTAAGCTGACTGTAGTTTCGAGTGAGGGTGAATAA
- the yjjX gene encoding inosine/xanthosine triphosphatase, whose product MKVRVGTTNPVKVRATERAFLRAFPDREITVEAVSVDSDVPPQPVGTREVHQGAKNRARKVWNLGSYSVGLEAGLIKVGDVYVDIHVAVVRDPEGREAVGTSPGFQLPPDVTEEALSGEEVGEVFSELVGVREIGKRSGVIGVLSDGKVLREDLCELAVLMALIGLETSR is encoded by the coding sequence ATGAAGGTCCGTGTCGGGACGACTAACCCAGTAAAAGTTCGGGCTACGGAGCGAGCGTTTCTCAGAGCGTTTCCGGACCGTGAGATCACCGTCGAGGCGGTGAGCGTCGACTCAGACGTACCACCTCAACCTGTGGGAACGAGAGAGGTTCATCAGGGCGCTAAGAACAGGGCTCGGAAGGTGTGGAACCTGGGTAGCTACTCGGTGGGCTTGGAAGCCGGACTGATAAAAGTCGGTGACGTCTACGTGGACATCCACGTGGCCGTGGTGCGGGACCCCGAAGGACGAGAGGCGGTGGGAACGAGCCCGGGGTTCCAACTTCCTCCTGACGTAACGGAGGAAGCTTTGTCGGGTGAGGAGGTAGGAGAAGTCTTCTCGGAGCTCGTCGGAGTCAGGGAGATAGGCAAGCGCTCCGGTGTAATAGGGGTACTATCCGACGGAAAGGTGTTGAGGGAAGACCTCTGCGAGCTCGCGGTCCTGATGGCTTTAATAGGTCTCGAGACTTCAAGATGA
- a CDS encoding phosphopantetheine adenylyltransferase, protein MTRFRKVVVGGTFDRLHPGHQRLLSVALELGNRVVIGVTTDSFVREEGKRGVEPFEERVRDVRRFVEKKGASDRVEIVPLEDRYGTTLEDDELDAIVVSPETEPVALEINELRRKRGLPPLSIVVVPFVLDGDGRKISSSQLRGDVDEGPCRDD, encoded by the coding sequence TTGACCAGGTTCCGCAAAGTAGTCGTCGGGGGCACATTCGACAGGTTACATCCAGGTCACCAGCGCCTGTTGTCCGTAGCGCTCGAACTGGGAAACCGAGTGGTGATAGGGGTCACGACGGACTCCTTCGTTCGTGAAGAGGGAAAAAGAGGAGTCGAGCCCTTTGAGGAGAGGGTGCGGGACGTCCGAAGATTCGTCGAGAAAAAAGGAGCGTCTGACCGGGTCGAGATCGTTCCGTTGGAGGATCGCTACGGCACGACGCTGGAGGATGACGAGTTGGACGCGATCGTTGTGAGTCCGGAGACGGAACCGGTGGCGTTGGAGATCAACGAGCTCAGGAGGAAGCGCGGCCTTCCACCGTTGTCCATCGTTGTCGTTCCGTTCGTGCTGGACGGTGACGGAAGGAAGATATCCTCAAGCCAGCTGCGGGGAGATGTGGATGAAGGTCCGTGTCGGGACGACTAA
- a CDS encoding ATPase has product MKKEVMTVVDKLRKEIGTKGKGEPDIVDVREEDGTLVIVGRDRSDMSYFIGPGGYVAGRLKEELGVDRVVVQAWTDLKMRLLRLDASHEVLERYSRHQPDLKGVLRGIEIEKARLYGELPWDYWERWEGEEPRDMRITVAASGGYDSTASAIILRKLGYEVESVTVDPGPMFLPPKLRRNVEILSEYLGTEPKFVEEDLSDVVEGALEKGRFHPCGRCNAKIRKRVMEESDTDVVAFGDGLPTGHHCVQPEDDRFKLHVPAALAKTKFELRRLVEEVLPKFHDYKYACPFLHQVHQRHPHLRRASIQRVLRELRHGFLEVGEALKAVYDILGG; this is encoded by the coding sequence GTGAAAAAGGAGGTGATGACCGTAGTGGACAAGTTGAGGAAGGAGATAGGGACGAAGGGGAAGGGAGAGCCCGACATCGTGGACGTACGTGAGGAGGACGGCACGCTAGTGATCGTAGGTAGGGACCGTTCCGACATGTCTTATTTCATCGGTCCGGGTGGATACGTCGCCGGTAGACTCAAAGAAGAGCTCGGTGTAGACCGCGTGGTTGTCCAGGCCTGGACGGATCTGAAGATGAGACTGTTGAGGTTGGACGCATCGCACGAGGTTCTAGAGCGGTACTCCCGTCACCAGCCCGATCTAAAGGGCGTCCTTCGGGGGATCGAGATAGAGAAAGCCAGGCTCTACGGGGAACTGCCGTGGGACTACTGGGAACGCTGGGAGGGAGAAGAACCTCGCGACATGCGGATCACCGTTGCGGCGTCAGGTGGATACGACAGTACGGCCTCCGCGATAATACTCCGAAAGCTGGGTTACGAGGTCGAATCTGTCACGGTAGACCCGGGTCCGATGTTCCTGCCGCCTAAGCTGCGCAGAAACGTCGAGATACTCTCCGAGTACCTCGGCACGGAACCTAAATTCGTCGAGGAGGACCTGTCCGACGTCGTAGAAGGAGCTTTGGAGAAGGGTCGCTTCCACCCTTGTGGACGCTGTAACGCTAAGATCCGGAAAAGAGTGATGGAAGAATCCGATACCGACGTCGTAGCGTTCGGGGACGGGTTACCCACAGGCCATCACTGCGTACAACCAGAGGACGATCGGTTCAAACTACATGTCCCCGCAGCCCTGGCGAAGACTAAGTTCGAGCTACGCCGTCTCGTAGAGGAGGTCCTCCCGAAGTTTCACGACTACAAGTACGCGTGTCCGTTCCTGCATCAGGTTCACCAACGCCATCCGCACTTACGAAGGGCCTCGATTCAGAGGGTACTACGAGAACTCCGTCACGGCTTCTTGGAAGTGGGTGAAGCTCTGAAGGCCGTTTACGATATCTTAGGAGGTTGA
- a CDS encoding DUF192 domain-containing protein: MKAAVINRSKGTVLAHSAEIAESFFARLRGLMFRRRLEEGEGLILKPPYRGRRRCAIHTFFMRFPIDVVFLADGEVVDVVERLKPWRMYVPEESPEEIVELPAGIVSATDTEVGDSVEVVAGDLESELAVRILNRKLVTRKLAQVIMRAVAKSGLQGEVFYNKDTGCIHISGEDKYIVADTIKETFGDSVEIVEGRAKILSDDHSLVVIVKDVHSVLEKIGVSRPGVGELAYLEEPKPVRWGKQREKGGDDRSGQVEEGDRDEGEGRARHRGRT, translated from the coding sequence TTGAAAGCCGCGGTGATCAATCGGAGCAAAGGCACCGTGCTCGCTCACAGTGCCGAGATCGCGGAGTCGTTCTTCGCAAGGCTTCGGGGGTTGATGTTCCGTCGAAGATTGGAGGAGGGGGAAGGATTAATTCTGAAGCCTCCTTACCGCGGACGTAGACGTTGCGCGATCCACACCTTCTTCATGCGTTTCCCGATCGATGTGGTGTTCCTGGCAGACGGGGAAGTGGTGGACGTTGTCGAGCGCCTTAAGCCGTGGCGAATGTACGTACCAGAAGAATCTCCTGAAGAGATCGTGGAACTCCCTGCCGGCATCGTCAGTGCGACCGATACCGAGGTTGGAGACTCCGTCGAAGTTGTGGCAGGGGACCTCGAATCGGAGCTGGCCGTTAGGATCCTCAACCGAAAGCTGGTCACGAGAAAGCTCGCCCAGGTGATCATGCGGGCGGTAGCTAAATCCGGGCTACAGGGCGAGGTGTTCTACAACAAAGACACTGGTTGCATCCACATCTCGGGGGAGGACAAGTACATCGTTGCGGACACCATTAAAGAGACGTTCGGGGACAGCGTCGAGATCGTCGAAGGGCGAGCGAAGATACTCTCCGACGATCATTCTCTCGTCGTGATCGTGAAGGACGTGCATTCGGTCCTCGAGAAGATCGGCGTCTCCCGCCCTGGTGTGGGAGAGCTAGCGTACCTGGAGGAACCCAAACCGGTGCGGTGGGGAAAGCAACGTGAAAAAGGAGGTGATGACCGTAGTGGACAAGTTGAGGAAGGAGATAGGGACGAAGGGGAAGGGAGAGCCCGACATCGTGGACGTACGTGA
- a CDS encoding diadenylate cyclase, with product MDFVETFRRALRCLQPSAVVVDFDLQTESLRSTPVIKLPSSILHSVGPVEACASLGLKEGETVLIASYSRCSLEFRPIRPEEARLAALDYYRVVSRILETMMELAVEGVEGDRVGTLCVISEGADRMYRTTVPVKVEDVNVMTGSGKRVLKALARLDGAIVVDPEGNIEAAGAIFDVDSGSAEPGFGARHTTALHVSKELNCPVIVLSESGRIRLYHGGKEVLKISVSDLVAIRGFCDG from the coding sequence TTGGACTTCGTCGAGACGTTCCGTCGAGCCCTACGATGCTTACAACCGTCGGCAGTAGTCGTGGACTTCGATCTTCAAACCGAATCGCTCCGCTCCACTCCGGTTATCAAGCTCCCTTCAAGCATACTGCACTCAGTGGGTCCTGTTGAAGCCTGCGCCAGTTTAGGCTTGAAAGAGGGAGAAACCGTGCTCATAGCGTCGTATTCACGATGTAGTCTGGAGTTCCGTCCCATACGCCCCGAGGAGGCGAGACTGGCGGCACTGGATTACTACCGCGTGGTCAGCAGGATATTGGAAACTATGATGGAGCTGGCGGTTGAGGGGGTGGAGGGAGATCGGGTAGGTACCTTGTGCGTGATATCGGAAGGTGCCGATCGAATGTACCGGACCACGGTTCCGGTCAAGGTGGAGGATGTTAACGTGATGACGGGTTCGGGGAAACGCGTTCTCAAGGCACTGGCTAGGCTCGACGGTGCTATCGTCGTGGATCCGGAGGGCAACATCGAGGCGGCGGGCGCGATCTTCGACGTGGATTCCGGGAGTGCGGAGCCCGGATTCGGCGCCCGACACACCACCGCACTCCACGTCTCTAAGGAGCTCAACTGTCCCGTAATAGTATTATCAGAATCCGGCAGGATCCGGCTGTACCATGGTGGGAAGGAGGTCCTGAAGATCTCGGTCTCGGACCTCGTCGCTATCCGGGGGTTCTGTGATGGCTAG
- a CDS encoding methionine adenosyltransferase, translated as MARNIVVETMERSPFTETEVEIVERKGVGHPDSLADGIAESVSRALCREYIERFGRILHHNTDEVQIVAGESRPEFGGGEVIRPIYILVTGRATAYVGDEKIPVGTIALEAATEYLEETVRHLDTEKHVVIEPKIGHGSADLRDVFERGEEVPLANDTSFGVGYAPLTTTERLVYETEREINSQKLKKDLPEVGEDVKVMALREGDEIELTVAAAMVSQRIDDIDHYISVVEELRDRVADLAAEIASDHEVKVRVNAADDYERESVYLTVTGTSAEQGDDGSVGRGNRVNGLITPFRPMSMEAAAGKNPVNHVGKLYNVLAHRMAREIYEETSADEVYVRLLSQIGHPIDDPKAVDVHLVGDVSKEDERMARRVADELLENITELTERIVEGEIMVF; from the coding sequence ATGGCTAGAAACATCGTCGTCGAAACCATGGAACGCAGTCCTTTCACCGAAACCGAGGTGGAGATAGTCGAGCGAAAGGGTGTGGGACATCCGGACAGCCTAGCTGATGGTATCGCAGAGAGCGTATCTAGGGCTCTATGTCGGGAGTACATCGAGCGATTCGGACGGATTCTACACCACAACACCGACGAGGTTCAAATCGTGGCGGGTGAATCGAGGCCGGAGTTCGGAGGCGGGGAGGTAATCCGGCCTATCTACATCCTGGTAACCGGACGCGCCACGGCGTACGTAGGGGACGAGAAGATCCCAGTCGGCACCATCGCGCTAGAAGCCGCGACGGAGTACTTAGAGGAGACCGTCAGACACCTGGATACCGAAAAGCACGTGGTAATCGAGCCGAAGATCGGCCACGGTTCGGCGGATCTGCGTGACGTGTTCGAGCGCGGTGAGGAGGTTCCACTGGCGAACGACACCTCCTTCGGCGTAGGGTACGCACCACTGACTACCACCGAGAGGCTCGTGTACGAGACAGAGCGGGAGATCAACTCCCAGAAGCTCAAGAAGGATCTACCGGAGGTCGGAGAAGATGTTAAGGTCATGGCGCTTCGGGAAGGAGATGAAATCGAACTAACCGTGGCCGCCGCGATGGTGTCGCAGCGTATCGACGATATCGACCACTACATTTCGGTGGTCGAGGAGCTGAGAGACCGAGTCGCGGACTTAGCGGCCGAAATAGCCTCGGATCACGAAGTAAAGGTGCGCGTGAACGCTGCCGACGACTACGAGCGGGAGTCCGTATACTTGACAGTTACCGGCACATCGGCCGAACAAGGTGACGACGGTTCCGTCGGCCGTGGGAACCGTGTCAACGGTCTGATCACGCCGTTCCGGCCGATGAGCATGGAAGCCGCGGCCGGAAAGAACCCAGTGAACCACGTCGGTAAACTCTACAACGTACTGGCCCACCGGATGGCCCGGGAGATCTACGAGGAAACGTCAGCCGACGAGGTATACGTCCGACTACTAAGTCAGATAGGTCACCCCATCGACGATCCCAAGGCAGTCGACGTGCACCTCGTAGGGGATGTATCGAAGGAGGATGAGCGCATGGCTCGACGCGTTGCGGACGAGCTACTGGAGAACATCACCGAGCTCACGGAACGTATTGTAGAGGGAGAAATCATGGTGTTTTGA
- the gatD gene encoding Glu-tRNA(Gln) amidotransferase subunit GatD, with product MRVLSEYKGKARELLQEHGLSVGDRVRIVRDDGVVVEGIIMPRSELGDDEHIVVKMDNGYNVGVRVDRIEKLEAPGEGHEPSFEPIEGEIGHDPELPNVSVMSTGGTIACRVDYETGAVKPAFTAEELVGAVPELLDVVNIVDARAVLDLLSENMEPKHWMKIAEEIVDVLSDPDVDGIVIGHGTDTMAFTAAALSFVIEGLNGPVVLVGAQRSSDRPSSDAASNLIAACAFAGDGEVGEITVCMHGWTSDEVCLVHRGVRVRKMHTSRRDAFRSVESIPIAKVDIMDLRNPKIEFLRSDYRRPEDGEPEISGGFEDKVALVKFAPGMDPEILDFYVDRGYRGIVLEGTGLGHVSERWLESIERAVDDGIAVVMTSQCLYGRVNMNVYRTGRLLRAAGVIPGEDMLPEVAYVKLMYVLHKTDDLEEVERLMRTNIAGEIEGCRVLGGFEPADGPHHRM from the coding sequence GTGAGGGTGTTGTCCGAATACAAGGGTAAGGCCAGGGAGTTGCTACAGGAGCATGGGCTTAGTGTCGGCGACCGGGTTCGTATAGTCCGGGACGATGGGGTGGTCGTGGAAGGCATCATTATGCCCAGATCGGAACTTGGAGACGACGAGCACATCGTCGTCAAAATGGACAACGGTTACAACGTAGGGGTTCGCGTCGACAGGATCGAGAAGCTTGAAGCCCCGGGTGAAGGACACGAACCTAGCTTCGAACCGATAGAGGGGGAGATCGGACACGATCCGGAACTCCCTAACGTGTCGGTGATGTCGACCGGCGGCACCATCGCGTGTCGTGTGGACTACGAGACAGGGGCCGTGAAACCCGCGTTCACAGCAGAGGAGCTCGTCGGAGCGGTCCCGGAGCTCCTCGACGTGGTCAACATCGTGGACGCCAGGGCCGTGCTCGACCTGCTCAGTGAGAACATGGAACCCAAACACTGGATGAAGATTGCCGAAGAGATCGTGGATGTCCTTTCAGATCCGGACGTAGACGGTATCGTGATCGGACACGGAACGGACACGATGGCGTTCACAGCCGCGGCGCTGTCGTTCGTCATCGAGGGACTCAACGGACCGGTCGTGCTGGTCGGAGCGCAGCGGAGTTCGGACAGGCCGTCTTCGGACGCGGCCTCGAACCTCATCGCGGCGTGTGCCTTCGCGGGCGACGGAGAGGTGGGTGAAATCACCGTCTGCATGCACGGGTGGACCTCCGACGAGGTATGCCTCGTGCATCGGGGAGTGAGAGTCAGGAAGATGCACACCTCACGCAGGGACGCGTTCAGGTCGGTGGAATCCATCCCAATCGCGAAGGTTGACATAATGGATCTCAGGAATCCCAAGATAGAGTTCCTACGAAGCGATTACCGGAGGCCGGAGGACGGGGAGCCTGAGATCTCGGGTGGATTCGAGGATAAGGTGGCTTTGGTGAAGTTCGCCCCGGGTATGGATCCCGAAATCTTAGACTTCTACGTGGATCGGGGCTACCGTGGAATCGTCCTCGAAGGCACCGGTTTGGGCCACGTCTCGGAGCGGTGGTTGGAGTCGATCGAACGGGCTGTGGACGATGGAATCGCCGTCGTGATGACCTCACAGTGCCTGTACGGACGTGTGAACATGAACGTGTACAGGACAGGGCGACTGCTGAGAGCCGCTGGTGTTATACCGGGAGAAGATATGTTGCCAGAGGTTGCTTACGTGAAGCTCATGTACGTGCTCCATAAAACCGACGACCTCGAGGAGGTCGAGAGACTCATGAGGACGAACATCGCTGGAGAGATCGAAGGCTGTCGAGTTCTGGGAGGATTCGAGCCAGCAGACGGTCCACACCATCGCATGTAG
- the hisH gene encoding imidazole glycerol phosphate synthase subunit HisH yields MAIVEYGVGNLNSVCRAVKHLGYEPVVTNDPSELHDADAVILPGVGNFRAASEKLEETGLCDEIRELLESVPLLGICLGMQLLMESSEESPGSRGLGLFRGTCVALPDDVKTPHMGWNTVEFRTEEFRKFDGEMFYFVHSYRVAPEDDVVLGETEYGERFPSVIGDRDRLIYGVQFHPEKSGPVGLKLLGEILTGARR; encoded by the coding sequence GTGGCGATAGTAGAGTATGGCGTCGGCAACTTGAACAGCGTGTGCCGCGCGGTTAAACACTTGGGGTACGAGCCCGTCGTTACCAATGATCCCTCGGAGTTGCACGACGCCGACGCCGTAATTCTCCCAGGTGTGGGAAACTTCCGCGCCGCATCGGAAAAACTCGAAGAGACCGGATTATGTGACGAGATTCGAGAGCTACTGGAGTCCGTTCCACTCTTAGGCATATGCCTTGGGATGCAGCTCTTGATGGAATCGAGCGAGGAGAGCCCCGGGTCACGCGGTCTAGGGTTGTTCCGGGGAACATGTGTAGCGCTTCCGGATGACGTGAAGACGCCACACATGGGATGGAACACGGTGGAGTTCCGGACGGAGGAGTTTCGGAAGTTCGACGGTGAGATGTTCTACTTCGTCCACTCGTACCGGGTGGCTCCCGAAGACGACGTCGTCCTAGGTGAAACGGAGTACGGGGAACGGTTTCCGAGCGTGATCGGGGACCGGGATAGACTGATCTACGGGGTACAATTCCACCCCGAAAAAAGCGGACCAGTGGGGTTAAAGTTGCTCGGTGAGATTCTAACGGGGGCGCGTCGTTGA
- a CDS encoding V4R domain-containing protein, translated as MSRERIFREVEESMRNIREVRSELGGDVSLSTLRYILASMVITLGRGAGSTFYRAGYDIGVYKAKSHGLEGVKEAFEYVEKAFEKTGTGIIERWEIEEDDKIEIIMRESATAAGYDIGKKLCYYQAGFIAGILHGATSERWEVHETKCMAEGHDHCEFVAIRRG; from the coding sequence ATGTCCCGCGAAAGAATATTTCGAGAAGTTGAAGAATCTATGAGGAACATCCGAGAGGTGAGATCCGAGCTAGGCGGCGACGTGTCGCTGTCGACCCTGCGTTACATCCTAGCATCGATGGTCATCACCCTGGGTCGAGGGGCCGGATCCACCTTCTACAGGGCCGGTTACGACATCGGTGTTTACAAAGCGAAATCACACGGCCTGGAGGGCGTCAAAGAGGCCTTTGAATACGTAGAGAAAGCGTTCGAGAAGACTGGTACAGGCATCATTGAGCGCTGGGAAATTGAGGAGGATGATAAGATCGAGATCATTATGCGCGAGTCGGCGACGGCTGCCGGTTACGACATAGGGAAGAAGTTGTGTTACTACCAAGCCGGGTTCATCGCTGGGATCCTACACGGGGCTACCAGCGAGCGCTGGGAGGTGCACGAGACCAAGTGCATGGCCGAAGGTCACGACCACTGTGAGTTCGTGGCGATACGGAGGGGGTAA
- a CDS encoding HPr kinase/phosphatase C-terminal domain-containing protein: MERVVVHGTLMDVFGVGVLLVGPRGVGKSETALELIRRGHRLVSDDAVIVECDDSYEYPVGRPPENLAGKMEIRLALAELYCPECGRVYTFSALKMKEGCDCGSDLKLRPIRDKIAVDVAELYGIRALRSRKGIGVVIKMIPGPHHPHHDPSMRPDEPVSSTPSEEEKVVKWVKKRDGKVFHLDVVPGRDTATLIETVALQESLRRRR, translated from the coding sequence GTGGAGCGGGTCGTCGTACATGGCACACTGATGGACGTGTTCGGGGTAGGGGTACTCCTGGTAGGTCCACGTGGGGTAGGGAAGAGCGAGACAGCCTTGGAACTCATACGTCGCGGCCACAGGTTAGTGTCAGACGATGCGGTGATCGTGGAGTGCGATGACAGTTACGAGTACCCCGTCGGCAGGCCGCCGGAGAACTTAGCCGGAAAAATGGAGATCCGACTTGCCCTTGCGGAGCTGTACTGCCCCGAGTGCGGTCGAGTATATACTTTCTCCGCCCTCAAGATGAAGGAAGGGTGTGACTGCGGTAGCGACCTGAAGCTACGTCCTATTCGGGATAAAATCGCCGTGGACGTCGCGGAACTCTATGGCATCCGGGCGCTCCGGAGCCGTAAGGGTATAGGCGTGGTCATTAAGATGATTCCGGGACCCCACCACCCGCATCACGATCCATCCATGAGACCGGATGAACCAGTCTCTTCCACGCCTTCCGAGGAGGAGAAGGTAGTGAAGTGGGTGAAAAAAAGGGATGGAAAGGTGTTCCATCTGGACGTGGTCCCGGGTCGAGACACCGCCACGCTGATCGAAACGGTAGCACTTCAAGAGAGCTTGAGGCGCAGGAGGTGA
- a CDS encoding PRC-barrel domain-containing protein produces MRILRDLIGKPVIDSNAKHIGEVLDVEFDEESGEVTTLIVGHSKRPGVLRKIKWLSGEEKAIRIPYSKVVAIEDMVLVEGRWGSGKN; encoded by the coding sequence ATGAGGATCTTGCGCGATCTCATCGGCAAACCCGTAATCGACTCCAATGCCAAGCACATCGGCGAAGTCCTCGATGTTGAGTTCGACGAAGAGTCAGGAGAAGTCACTACACTGATAGTGGGGCACTCCAAGCGCCCCGGCGTTCTTCGGAAGATAAAGTGGCTAAGTGGTGAAGAGAAAGCCATCCGCATACCTTACTCGAAGGTCGTTGCCATCGAGGACATGGTACTGGTAGAAGGACGGTGGGGATCCGGGAAAAACTAA